In the Arachis hypogaea cultivar Tifrunner chromosome 20, arahy.Tifrunner.gnm2.J5K5, whole genome shotgun sequence genome, AGCAGCGGTTAATGGAGCTCTCAAccatgaagatgatgaagaacctaAAAGTAAGAAGCCGAAGACCGAGAATGATATCACATCTTAGCTAAAAAATGAGATTCTTGAAATTAATGTTTCAGTTCTCATGATCctggaaatatatattttttgttattaaagaaAGCATTTGTTTTCACTAAATTTTGCAGAAAGTGAGGTGAAGTAGATAGAGAGGACTGTGTAGTTGTGCCTTGTTCATCATTTAACAATTTACAGGAAAATGCTGTGGCAAGATCAAGGCACTTTGCGTTATGTTAGATTTTTggatctgattttttttttaatgtatggaAATTGTATTATGTGGAACAATAATTCCTTTTTAGGGGAATATGTATTGTTGTTTcataaaatagatattttttctAGTGACTTGCATGGCAACCATGTTTTTCAGCAAgaagtctctctctctctttctttctctctctctctctcttttatatatatatatagagagagagagagagtaaagtactaaattggttccCTATGTTTGGGCGTACTCCTGTTTTGgtctttaaggtttaaagtgtcctatttgaattcaaaaaagtttCATGGAATATCCTATATGAAAGCATTTGGTCTTTAAGgtttaaaatgtcctatttgaattcaaaaaagtttCATGGAATATCCTACATGAAAGCATTATAAGAACAATGGAATATCCTACATGACAGTACAAAATCAATTGTGGatgtatcaatatatttatttatcattttttttacaatttaaatgaaatattttctatagtattaaagagaataataaataaatgtattgatgcattcaTGGTTGATCTTGTGCCTCTGGAGTTTGTACTTGTTCGAACTTGTTCTTTAGATTATTAAtcttgttcttgtactgttgttatgtggaaaattctgttaattatttatatttgatcTCACGGTGGAACTACATTAAAGCTAAATAAacattttttgaattcaaataggacactttaaaccttaaggaccaaaacagaattatgTTCAAACGTAgaagaccaatttagtactttaccatatatatatatatataatgtttgtATTCAGGCTAGGCCATCAAAGCAAGCTCAATTCAGCCTCTAGTTATCTCTCTCTGTCATTTAAATTCCTTGGATTCTCTATTTTAATTACTCATGGCTAAATTACAATAAGAGCTGTGGGAATAAATCTCATAAAAAGAATAGTTGCTATATATTAATCAGCAGTATCCATGGATTCATATATAGATGCGTGCGTATaaataagatttaattattctattggttcttatagttttatcaaatttttaattaggtttttatattttttttttctgtttaattgAGTTTCtacattgtttttaattttgtaattagatcatttttagtataaaaaatgttAAGAGTTAATTGAATATTTGTTCTGCAAATTAAATGTATCTacaattaagaatttaattatatttttgaccatatgtttttttagaaaaatattctgttaattttaatatttttaacataaaaaagatttaattacaaaattaaaaaaaaaatataaaaactcaattaaaaaaatatataaaaatctaattgtaaatttagtaaaattataggagtcaatagaataattaaacctataaatAATAATGTTGAAGGAGGTACTATTTGAGATACACGGAGAGAAATTTAGGGTGGCTGAATTTAGAgatttggggtttttgaaattttggattagGGGGTTATTATTTTATCTTACATGTTTCTTAGGATTAATTTTCCGTAAATTTTAAGGTTTATACCAATGACAATGCAGATTTCGTGGCACTAAAAATTTatcagatttaaaattaaaatatctaatttctTTGCTTGATATGTTTACCATTGGTTCATTATGAAAGCTGAAATCTGAACACAACTGTTAATTTCAATTACTATTGATTCTTACTCGGTAATAAAAATGAACAATACATTAATTTTCTTCCGATGAACTTGCCTCACATGGAACTCGGTGCTGCCACATGTATAAGGGCCCTTCCCGAACTACTCATTAAGCAAAAGGTACaataagaaaaataacaaaaaaataaaaaataaaaaataaaaacagctCCCTAGACCATTGTACTTTATTGCTTCTAATCTCAAAGCAAGAAGTtacgaaaaaaataagaaaaaaagtgaATTGCAGGCTGCAATGCTGCAAATTCTAAGTGATGAAGAGAGTAAATACTTTATTTAAGAAAAAGGACTAAAGTTTTAATTAACATATAGTGGGTGGCTCTGTTTGGcaaagttgttattattattcatatgATTAATTTTCTATGCTTTGGCAGTGGTTGGCTTTTGAGGGTTAAGTTCATCCCAAGCTTCAATCCATGTAACCATTGCATCTGCAAGCTTGTCAAAGTAAGGGTCAACCTTTGAGAGCTTCTCTTTGACTTGCTTGGAGAGTTCAATGTAGCATTTCTGAACAGTTGTGCATTCTTTTGGGAGAACAACGTTCTGGAAGAACGGGATGATATCTTCCTGCCAGAATATTCCTTTGTACTCTTTCCTCAGATTCACAAATGGGTTGCTTGCCTTGCTGTGGTAGATGTACGGAAGTCCAGTCTTGATTCCCAGCCCCAAGTGGTCCGTGATCACCTGTTAACAAcaattatcataataaattacaCTAACTAATAAAATCaacaatttagtcaaatatgtcaaatcatctaactctcgagaaaaaaagaagagatgaaaatgataagaaaaatgcaCCTTGCAGCACCAGCCAGCCCACATGTCGTCGTAGCGTCCGATGGGCTGGCCATCACCCATCAAACCGAAGTACATTGCCGGTCCAATGAGATCGCGGTCGAAGGCCAAGTTCATTCCGCACATTGGGAACAATGTTCCTTTCGGAATCGTCAAAATAGCATCAACATACCTTGTGCATTATCATATTACAAAAGTTTTATAACTACTATTTGAATGGTTATCGAAATGAATATATTTGATTGCACGACTGTATAAAAATGAATGGTAGATACACACCTGGTGTTCCTCTCGAGAGGCTTGACAAGCTGTGTAGGAGCGTCATAATCCGGGATGTTGAGCCAGAGACCATGAGAGACAGCAGTGGGTACACCTTCGCGAAGACTGAAAGGGTAGCCGCGCACGAAATCTGCACCTTCTCTGTAAGGCTCATAGAGCGTGTTGAAGAAGAAAGGTGTTGATGGACACAGAAGGTTCTTTATGTGCTGCTCAAGTGCATTGATCGCCTTTCCAGATGGATCATTTGCAACCTAATTAAGTAGTAAACAGATGATAAATACATGATAAATCCAGATAGGTGATGAGATCTTTAGATCGCGCATGAATCAGTTTGATTCCAAAATATTTAACACCTTATttagtttcaaaaaaaaatcaatcataagTCAAATTGAGTCAAATCGTGATCCATACAAGGTTCCATTGACACGTATTTAGAACAAAAAATAAGAGGACAATTAAGACCGATCCAAAAGATGAAAGCTGAGGAAATGAACAAGATTAGAAGACTCACGAAACAATCATCATCAATGGTATAGATGTACTTCTTCTTGGAAACCATGTAACCGAAGCAGCGGCAAGCGGAGTCCTTGAAGGAGATACAAGAGGCCCTGGGTCCAAGAATCTTGTTAATGTCGTTACGGTTATAGAGCTCGTAATCGAAGCCCGGAGGAACCTTGATGGTCTTGGTTGGATCACCGTCCTGAACAATGATGAGATGATATGGCTGGAAAAACGGCCTCCacatctccagaaaatccaggtTTCTTATTGTTGGGATCACAATGTCAAGCTCGTCCTTCAGCAAAGGCGTCGGCGTCACGGCGGTGCCGGCCGTGTTGGCGGGGCCTAGATTAGCcattattgttgtttaattggAGAGAGAAGAGAATGAAAGTGAATGAATGAAGGAATTAAAGTGTGAGAAGAGAAGGTGAAGAGTGAATGAGTTTTTGAAGGAAATAAGCATGTGCAGTGGCCTAAGTTATCGGCACCGGTATGGGGCTTTTAAACATTTAGAGATTGgggtgtgtttgtgtgtgtggatTTTTTAATGTGTAAGGAAACTGAACCAGTGACTCCTTCAAAGGTGTTGCCGTGTAATGTGGTAACTTTGTGGATGTAAAATTCCAGAGATCAGAGATCATCAATTAAACCAATGAAATATATTCGTATTAGTCTACTCTTTGCAACCAAATCATGAATCATGATGATGGGTTCATAATTAGAAATGAAATGTGTGTTACATGTTTGACTCTTTTGAGCCAACAACGAACCGGATATTTCTCATTCAATTAtgtattgtgtttttttttagataattaaggAATTCAAAATCATGATTTTTTTAATGGAAAAATGTAAGAGAGATTtgtgttgataattttatttaagaTTATAGTCCAAATAGTCACGAATAATCAATttagttcttaaaaaaaaaaacctagaaatctCAAATTTGTACCATAGATGACGGAAAGTGTATGTATCGTTATCAAATTATTATTTGATacgaaacaaaaagataaataagaaaataattattggaattgaataaaaaaagataaattgaaaatgaaaataaaaataaaaagaatatatcaaaattaaataccaagagaatcattttattttttattcaatttttttgatGCAATATGAAAGGAACTCATTCAATCTAACTTATCCATACCGTAGTTTGCGAATTGAATCGAAAGGAATTActcaatcttttttttaattctctGAAGTAATAAGAGAATGACTCACTCAACTTTACTTGTCCATACCATAGTTTTATCATGAAACTAAAAAGTGCCTCGTCACTCTTCGAATATCTCTATACGAAGAGTATAATAGTTTATGAGATATTTATAACTTCTTAttaagttaaaaatagaaaattttaaaccCATAAATATAAAATCCAATTTAATAACtagataaataaattcaaaataaattaaatattctaaaaatataaactaataatttttaaataatacttaAATTTTTCATATTACAAACATTTAGAACACGTATTATTATTTATTcgtgatatataaatatatcaaaTACGGATTCGTGGCTGCCtgctaatcttttttttttcacctttatcatatattaaaatagaaaataaaagataaccaaattaaatgatatatcaAATTTGTGTACGCATATGTATATAGGAGCAAATTTTTATAATGATTCCTAAGATTTATGCaatgatttaaaataatatttgaaatttaaatttttttatggtaATCCCTCAAATAGAGTTTCGAACACCATAGCGATTTTTGCATTATTTCTGACATTAAGTTAGTTGTTGGAATGTTGATATGTCACTACAATATTTTGGGTCTATAGTTACGGTTTTTTTAGTTACAGTAATTTATGGTCAcaattttttactataataaaaaaaattatggtcacggttttttaaaaaagagtgACTATAGAGTacttatggtcacggtttttaaaaAAAAGGTGGCCTAAAATGGTGTATGATCACAGTTTTTTGAGGTGACCAAAAaagatctatggtcacagttttttaaaaaatggtgacctaaaaaggtctatggtcacggttttggaggaTAACCTTAAATGGTCTATGATCatagtttttcaaaaaagggtgacctaaaagggtttatgatcatggttttgggggtgacctaaagggatctatagtcacggttttaggggtgaactaaaatggtctatggtcacggttttgaagggtgacctaaaagagtttatgatcacggttttacgaaagggtgacctaaaggagtctatgatcacggttttagagtgacctaaaggggtctatggtcacgattttgggggtgaccttaaatggtctatggtcacagtttatcaaaaaaaaaaagtaacttaaaagggtctatgatcacgatttttaggggtgacctaaaggggtctatggtcacggttttgggggtgacctaaaatggtctatggtcacgattttgaggggtgacctaaaagagtttatggtcacgattttataaaagggtgacctaaaagggtctatggtcacgattttgg is a window encoding:
- the LOC112785329 gene encoding UDP-arabinopyranose mutase 1 → MANLGPANTAGTAVTPTPLLKDELDIVIPTIRNLDFLEMWRPFFQPYHLIIVQDGDPTKTIKVPPGFDYELYNRNDINKILGPRASCISFKDSACRCFGYMVSKKKYIYTIDDDCFVANDPSGKAINALEQHIKNLLCPSTPFFFNTLYEPYREGADFVRGYPFSLREGVPTAVSHGLWLNIPDYDAPTQLVKPLERNTRYVDAILTIPKGTLFPMCGMNLAFDRDLIGPAMYFGLMGDGQPIGRYDDMWAGWCCKVITDHLGLGIKTGLPYIYHSKASNPFVNLRKEYKGIFWQEDIIPFFQNVVLPKECTTVQKCYIELSKQVKEKLSKVDPYFDKLADAMVTWIEAWDELNPQKPTTAKA